A stretch of the Nicotiana tabacum cultivar K326 chromosome 6, ASM71507v2, whole genome shotgun sequence genome encodes the following:
- the LOC107767902 gene encoding uncharacterized protein LOC107767902: protein MVDKIRNTEFETIALNEECSARVQSKLPPKLKDPRSFTIPLSLGKQEVGRALYEEMPIIIGGPFLATGGTIIDVREWKFKMRVGDEEITFNVYKALKLPKYYDELCIITVVEVKGI from the exons ATGGTAGACAAGATAAGAAATACAGAGTTTGAAACAATTGCACTTAATGAAGAGTGCAGTGCTAGAGTTCAGAGTAaacttcctcctaagttgaaggatcctAGGAGTTTCACAATTCCTCTATCTCTTGGAAAACAAGAAGTTGGTAGAGCCTTGT ATGAGGAAATGCCCATTATTATTGGGGGACCATTCTTAGCTACTGGTGGAACAATTATTGATGTAAGGGAATGGAAATTTAAGATGAGAGTTGGCGATGAGGAAATCACTTTTAATGTGTACAAGGCACTTAAGCTCCCTAAGTATTATGATGAATTGTGCATTATTACTGTGGTAGAAGTGAAGGGGATATAG